The following is a genomic window from Polaribacter atrinae.
ACTTCAATTCTATCTGCGCCAGCTTTTTGTGCATTTAATGCAGACTGATAAGAGTTTGCGCATATTTCTAGTTTCATAGGTTTTTAATTTAGTTTTAAAAATAATATTATTTAGAAATGCTGTTTTTATCTAGTGATTGTATAACAATGTTTGATAGTAGCTACTTTAAAAGATGACAAACGTAACAAAAAAAGAGGATTTACACGCTTAGACAATAAAAAAATATAAATGTAAGTTTGTTGTGTGGTCTAGAATTCAGTAAAATTAAAATTTTTCTTTTTGTAGTTAATGCATCAATTTATCAAAATAATTTATTTTTTAGAATTTGTAACTTTTAACGATACATTAGTTGCTGAGTAAATATTTACAAGAAAAGACTTGTAAGTAGTGTTTAAATTTTTTTTATCCATTCTATTTCTTAATAAAACACTATTTTTATTTTATAAAACTGTCACAAATTAAAAACAGTTTAGTCTATAGAGTACAACCGTTTTATTGGAAACTAATCAACCACATATAACCAAACTTATAAAACGCTGCAAAAAGTTAGATAAAAACGCGCAGTTAGATTTGTACAAAGCTTATTACCAAGCAATGTACAATACTGCTTATCGTATTTTAAAAGACAGTTTTGAAGCGGAAGATATTATGCAAGAAGCGTTTTTAACGATTTTTACAAAGATGGATAGTTATAAAGGAGAAGTAACCTTTGGAGCTTGGTTAAAAAGAATTGTGATTAATAAAAGTTTAACCCAATTAAAGAAGAACAACCGATATCAAGAAGTAAAGATGGAAGTAATTCCTGATGATGAAGTAGCAGAAGAACTAATTGATTATGCCAATTTAAAAGCAAAAAGTGTGTTGAGTTGTTTGCAGAATTTAAAAGAAAATTACAGATTGGTTTTAACCTTACATTTAATAGA
Proteins encoded in this region:
- a CDS encoding RNA polymerase sigma factor, whose amino-acid sequence is METNQPHITKLIKRCKKLDKNAQLDLYKAYYQAMYNTAYRILKDSFEAEDIMQEAFLTIFTKMDSYKGEVTFGAWLKRIVINKSLTQLKKNNRYQEVKMEVIPDDEVAEELIDYANLKAKSVLSCLQNLKENYRLVLTLHLIEGYDYEEIAQILDYTNENVRTTVSRAKKKLKQVLLAENSKEQAYGR